One Maribacter cobaltidurans genomic window carries:
- a CDS encoding 4Fe-4S dicluster domain-containing protein, with protein MAIIITDECINCGACEPECPNTAIYEGADEWRYGDGTSLKGDVVLPSGKAVNAEEVQEPISDEVYYIAPDKCTECMGFHEEPQCAAVCPVDCCVPDEDHVESEETLLAKQAFMHPED; from the coding sequence ATGGCAATAATAATAACGGACGAATGTATAAATTGTGGGGCTTGCGAACCGGAATGTCCAAATACTGCAATTTACGAAGGCGCGGATGAGTGGAGATATGGGGATGGCACTTCCCTCAAAGGCGATGTGGTACTACCCAGTGGAAAAGCGGTAAATGCAGAAGAAGTACAGGAACCTATCAGTGATGAAGTCTATTATATAGCACCGGATAAATGTACGGAATGCATGGGCTTTCATGAAGAGCCCCAATGTGCCGCCGTATGCCCGGTAGATTGCTGTGTCCCAGATGAAGACCATGTGGAATCTGAAGAGACACTTTTGGCAAAACAGGCGTTTATGCATCCAGAAGATTAA
- the ychF gene encoding redox-regulated ATPase YchF, whose product MKAGIVGLPNVGKSTLFNCLSNAKAQSANFPFCTIEPNIGVVNVPDARLQKLEELVKPERVLPATVEIVDIAGLVKGASKGEGLGNQFLGNIRETDAILHVLRCFDNDNIVHVDGSVDPIRDKETIDMELQLKDLETVDKKLEKVKRAAKTGNKDAQKEEAVLMALKTGLESAVSVRAIDISKEDRAEFVKPLQFITDKPVMYVCNVDEESAVSGNAYVEKVKEAVSNENAEVIFLAVGTEADITELETYDERQMFLEDLGLEEPGSAKLIRGAYRLLNLETYFTAGVKEVRAWTIPVGATAPQAAGVIHTDFEKGFIRAEVIAYDDYVKYGSETKVKEAGKMRVEGKEYIVKDGDVMHFRFNV is encoded by the coding sequence ATGAAAGCAGGAATCGTAGGATTGCCCAATGTTGGTAAATCGACCCTATTTAATTGCTTATCCAATGCAAAGGCACAGAGTGCCAATTTTCCTTTTTGTACGATTGAACCCAATATTGGTGTTGTGAACGTACCGGATGCAAGATTACAAAAGCTTGAGGAGCTTGTAAAACCGGAAAGGGTGCTACCTGCTACCGTGGAAATAGTGGATATTGCAGGTTTGGTCAAAGGAGCCAGTAAAGGGGAAGGTCTGGGTAACCAATTTTTGGGAAATATACGTGAGACCGATGCCATTTTGCACGTACTGCGATGCTTTGACAATGATAACATTGTGCATGTGGATGGTAGTGTGGACCCCATCAGGGATAAGGAAACCATTGACATGGAACTTCAGTTGAAGGATTTGGAAACCGTTGACAAGAAATTGGAGAAGGTCAAGCGGGCCGCAAAAACCGGAAATAAGGATGCTCAGAAAGAAGAAGCCGTACTTATGGCTTTAAAAACAGGACTGGAATCCGCAGTGTCCGTAAGGGCCATAGATATTTCAAAAGAAGATAGAGCAGAGTTTGTTAAACCACTCCAGTTCATTACGGACAAACCGGTCATGTATGTTTGTAATGTGGATGAAGAATCTGCCGTATCTGGTAATGCCTATGTTGAAAAAGTGAAAGAGGCCGTCTCTAATGAGAATGCCGAAGTTATTTTTCTTGCTGTGGGTACTGAGGCCGATATTACGGAATTGGAGACCTATGACGAAAGACAGATGTTTTTGGAAGACCTTGGTTTGGAAGAGCCAGGTTCGGCAAAACTTATCCGTGGCGCATACCGACTTCTTAATCTGGAAACCTACTTTACGGCAGGGGTCAAGGAGGTTAGGGCCTGGACCATACCCGTGGGCGCCACAGCACCACAAGCGGCCGGTGTAATCCATACCGATTTTGAGAAAGGGTTCATCCGTGCCGAAGTAATCGCTTATGACGACTATGTTAAATATGGCAGCGAAACAAAGGTGAAGGAAGCAGGTAAAATGCGGGTGGAAGGAAAGGAGTACATCGTTAAGGATGGCGATGTCATGCACTTTAGGTTTAACGTTTAA
- a CDS encoding DNA topoisomerase IV subunit B translates to MSQESQYTEDNIRSLDWKEHIRLRPGMYIGKLGDGSSADDGIYILLKEVIDNCIDEFVMGAGKTIEISIKDKTVKVRDYGRGIPLGKVVDVVSKMNTGGKYDSRAFKKSVGLNGVGTKAVNALSSFFEVQSSRDNQIKTAQFSFGNLDTEEGPEDTTKRKGTKVTFVPDESIFKNFKYRNEYVERMLKNYVYLNPGLTIVFNGEKFHSENGLKDLLEDNNNMDDMLYPVIHLKGEDIEVAITHSKTQYSEEYHSFVNGQHTTQGGTHQAAFREAVVKTIRDFYGKNYDASDIRKSIISAISIKVMEPVFESQTKTKLGSTDMGGDFPTVRTYINDFVGKYLDNYLHKNPETADKLQRKIIMAEKERKELSGIRKLARDRAKKASLHNKKLRDCRVHLGDMKNDRRLESTLFITEGDSASGSITKSRDVNTQAVFSLRGKPLNSYGMSKKIVYENEEFNLLQAALNIEESMEDLRYNNIVIATDADVDGMHIRLLLITFFLQFFPELIKENHLYILQTPLFRVRNKKETIYCYSDEERQMAIRKLSGKPEITRFKGLGEISPDEFQHFIGDDIRLEPVMLDKAMSIEELLNFYMGKNTPDRQEFIIENLKVEIDLVEENQK, encoded by the coding sequence ATGTCCCAAGAATCTCAATATACCGAAGATAATATACGCTCGCTCGATTGGAAAGAACATATCCGGTTGCGCCCTGGTATGTATATAGGTAAATTGGGCGATGGTTCTTCTGCAGATGATGGTATCTATATTCTTCTTAAGGAAGTCATTGATAACTGTATCGATGAGTTTGTTATGGGAGCCGGAAAAACCATCGAGATCAGTATTAAGGATAAGACTGTAAAGGTTCGGGATTATGGCCGGGGTATCCCTTTGGGAAAGGTGGTGGACGTCGTTTCCAAAATGAACACCGGCGGTAAATACGATAGCCGTGCATTTAAAAAATCAGTAGGTCTTAACGGGGTAGGTACTAAAGCGGTCAACGCACTTTCTAGTTTTTTTGAGGTACAATCTTCTAGGGATAATCAGATAAAAACGGCCCAGTTCAGTTTTGGAAACCTTGATACTGAAGAAGGACCGGAAGATACGACCAAAAGAAAGGGAACCAAGGTTACCTTTGTGCCTGATGAAAGTATTTTTAAAAATTTCAAGTACCGAAACGAGTATGTGGAGCGCATGCTTAAGAATTATGTCTATCTAAACCCCGGACTCACCATTGTTTTTAATGGAGAAAAATTCCATTCGGAAAATGGTCTGAAGGATTTACTGGAGGACAACAACAATATGGACGATATGCTCTATCCGGTAATCCATTTGAAAGGAGAGGATATAGAGGTTGCCATTACACATAGTAAGACCCAGTACAGCGAGGAATACCATTCATTCGTAAACGGGCAGCATACTACCCAAGGAGGAACGCATCAAGCGGCTTTTAGGGAAGCCGTAGTTAAGACCATTCGCGATTTTTACGGTAAAAATTACGATGCATCGGATATCAGAAAATCAATTATCTCCGCTATTTCCATTAAGGTGATGGAACCTGTGTTTGAAAGTCAGACCAAAACAAAGTTAGGTTCCACGGATATGGGTGGCGATTTTCCCACTGTAAGAACCTATATAAATGATTTTGTTGGGAAGTATTTGGACAACTACCTTCATAAGAATCCGGAAACGGCCGATAAGTTGCAGCGAAAAATCATTATGGCTGAGAAGGAGCGTAAAGAACTCTCGGGTATACGGAAGCTTGCAAGGGACCGAGCAAAGAAAGCCAGTTTACACAATAAGAAATTGAGGGATTGCAGGGTACATTTGGGCGATATGAAAAATGATAGAAGGTTGGAAAGTACACTGTTTATTACAGAGGGTGACTCGGCTTCCGGATCCATCACCAAATCAAGGGACGTAAATACGCAAGCGGTTTTTAGTCTTCGGGGGAAACCGTTGAATTCCTATGGAATGTCCAAAAAAATCGTGTATGAAAACGAGGAGTTCAATTTGTTGCAGGCTGCCTTGAACATCGAGGAGTCCATGGAAGACCTACGATATAATAATATAGTAATCGCTACAGATGCCGATGTCGATGGAATGCATATCAGATTATTGCTCATCACCTTTTTTCTGCAGTTTTTTCCTGAACTAATCAAAGAAAACCACCTGTATATTTTACAAACCCCTTTGTTCAGGGTGCGTAATAAAAAGGAAACCATTTATTGCTATAGCGATGAAGAACGACAGATGGCTATCAGAAAATTATCCGGTAAACCAGAAATTACGAGGTTCAAGGGATTGGGGGAAATTTCACCGGATGAATTCCAACATTTTATAGGCGATGATATACGGTTGGAACCGGTAATGTTGGACAAGGCCATGTCCATTGAGGAATTATTGAATTTTTATATGGGCAAAAATACCCCAGACAGACAAGAATTTATTATAGAAAACCTTAAAGTAGAGATTGACCTTGTAGAGGAAAATCAAAAGTAA
- a CDS encoding DNA gyrase/topoisomerase IV subunit A: MEENEELNDGTDDNPSNGQPPAKDDTTDALTKVTGMYKDWFLDYASYVILERAVPAIEDGFKPVQRRIMHSLKELDDGRYNKVANVVGHTMQYHPHGDASIADAMVQIGQKDLLIDTQGNWGNILTGDSAAASRYIEARLSKFALEVVYSPKITEWQQSYDGRKKEPVNLPVKFPLLLAQGAEGIAVGLSTKILPHNFNELIDASIKHLKGQRFKLFPDFPTAGIIDISNYNDGLRGGKVRVRAKISQMDKTTLVINEIPYGTNTSSLIDSILKANDKGKIKIKKIEDNTAAEVEILIHLPSGISPDKTIDALYAFTACESSISPLGCIIEDNKPLFIGVTEMLQRSTDATVELLKQELEIQLSELEEQWHFASLERIFIENRIYRDIEEEETWEGVIAAIDKGLKPYTKHLRRAVTEEDIVRLTEIRIKRISKFDLDKAQQHLESLEEKIAQVKHHLEHLVEFAIDYFKNLKETYGKGRERKSEIRIFDDIEATKVVIRNTKLYVNREEGFVGTSLKRDEYVTDCSDIDDIIVFTQDGKMQVTRVDAKTFIGKNIIHVAVFKKKDKRTIYNLVYKDGKGGPSYIKRFNVTSVTRDKSYDLTAGKPNSQVLYFSANPNGEAEVVTVNLRQAGSIKKLKWDIDFADVLIKGRGAKGNIVTKYTVKRIELKEKGVSTLKPRKIWFDDVVRRLNVDGRGELIGEFKGDDLLLIITQKGIVKTILPVLTTHFDDDMIVLEKYNPQKPISAVYWEGEKERFYVKRFMIENENKEETFISEHPKSYLEIVSTDWLPVVEVEFPKPRGKDPKESLVVELEDFIAVKGIKAMGNQLTSEKVKNINLLDPLPYEETEPGQPEDIEVVDEEDMSSEDMENGDDRKDPKDNKNEKDDGEGQTTLF, encoded by the coding sequence ATGGAAGAAAATGAAGAATTGAACGACGGTACGGACGATAATCCATCCAACGGCCAACCACCAGCCAAAGACGATACAACGGACGCCCTTACCAAGGTGACCGGTATGTACAAGGATTGGTTTTTGGACTATGCCTCCTACGTGATTTTGGAACGGGCCGTTCCAGCCATTGAGGACGGTTTTAAACCTGTTCAACGACGAATCATGCATTCCCTTAAGGAATTGGACGATGGCCGTTATAATAAGGTGGCCAATGTGGTTGGACATACTATGCAGTACCATCCGCATGGAGATGCCAGTATTGCGGACGCCATGGTTCAAATAGGTCAAAAAGACCTATTAATTGATACGCAAGGTAACTGGGGGAATATATTAACGGGTGACAGTGCCGCTGCCTCCCGATACATAGAGGCCAGATTATCCAAATTTGCCTTGGAGGTCGTTTATAGTCCAAAGATTACCGAATGGCAGCAAAGTTATGACGGTAGAAAAAAGGAGCCGGTTAATCTACCAGTAAAATTTCCTCTTTTACTGGCACAAGGGGCGGAAGGTATTGCTGTTGGACTGTCTACCAAGATTTTGCCCCATAATTTCAATGAGTTGATAGATGCGTCCATTAAACATTTGAAAGGACAACGTTTTAAACTTTTTCCAGATTTTCCTACGGCCGGTATTATAGACATTAGCAATTATAACGATGGTTTAAGGGGTGGAAAAGTTAGGGTACGGGCCAAGATATCCCAAATGGATAAAACGACCTTGGTCATCAATGAAATACCCTATGGGACCAATACTTCCTCATTGATTGACTCCATTCTTAAGGCCAATGACAAGGGGAAAATCAAAATAAAAAAGATAGAGGATAATACCGCTGCGGAAGTGGAAATCTTAATCCATCTTCCATCGGGTATTTCTCCAGACAAAACCATAGATGCCCTATATGCATTTACAGCGTGTGAATCTTCCATTTCCCCTTTGGGATGTATCATCGAGGACAATAAACCTCTTTTTATTGGGGTAACTGAAATGTTACAGCGTTCAACCGATGCCACTGTGGAACTGCTGAAACAGGAGCTGGAAATACAACTCTCCGAATTGGAGGAACAATGGCATTTCGCATCCCTCGAGAGAATATTTATAGAAAATAGGATTTATCGGGATATCGAGGAAGAGGAAACTTGGGAGGGGGTCATAGCCGCTATTGACAAGGGACTAAAACCTTATACCAAACATTTAAGAAGGGCTGTCACGGAAGAGGATATTGTCCGACTGACCGAAATTAGAATCAAGCGAATATCAAAGTTCGATTTGGACAAGGCACAGCAACATTTGGAATCCCTTGAGGAAAAAATAGCCCAGGTAAAACACCATTTGGAACACTTGGTCGAATTTGCAATAGATTATTTCAAGAACTTAAAGGAAACCTACGGGAAGGGTAGGGAAAGAAAGTCGGAAATACGCATATTTGACGATATAGAAGCTACCAAAGTTGTTATAAGAAATACCAAGTTGTACGTAAATAGGGAGGAAGGTTTCGTGGGAACGTCCCTTAAAAGGGATGAATATGTTACCGATTGTAGTGACATAGACGATATCATAGTTTTCACCCAGGATGGCAAAATGCAGGTAACCAGGGTAGATGCCAAGACCTTTATAGGAAAAAATATCATACATGTAGCCGTTTTTAAGAAGAAGGATAAACGCACTATTTATAATCTGGTCTACAAGGATGGAAAAGGAGGACCTTCCTATATAAAAAGGTTTAATGTGACTTCCGTGACCAGGGACAAATCATATGACTTGACAGCTGGTAAGCCTAACTCCCAAGTACTATACTTCTCGGCCAATCCAAATGGTGAGGCGGAGGTTGTAACGGTAAACCTTAGACAGGCCGGTAGCATTAAAAAATTAAAATGGGATATTGATTTTGCAGATGTTCTCATAAAGGGTAGGGGGGCCAAAGGAAATATTGTCACCAAATACACCGTAAAAAGAATAGAGTTAAAGGAAAAAGGTGTTTCCACCTTGAAACCCAGAAAAATTTGGTTCGATGATGTTGTGCGAAGGCTCAATGTGGACGGTAGGGGAGAACTCATCGGTGAATTCAAGGGGGATGATCTTTTGTTGATTATTACCCAAAAGGGAATCGTTAAAACGATATTGCCTGTTCTAACTACCCATTTTGATGATGACATGATAGTTCTTGAGAAATATAATCCCCAAAAACCCATCTCCGCTGTTTATTGGGAAGGTGAAAAGGAGCGTTTCTACGTAAAGCGATTTATGATAGAGAACGAAAACAAAGAAGAAACATTCATTTCTGAACATCCAAAATCATATTTGGAAATAGTTTCAACGGATTGGCTTCCTGTCGTTGAAGTTGAATTCCCAAAACCTAGAGGAAAAGACCCCAAGGAAAGTTTAGTAGTTGAATTGGAAGATTTTATAGCGGTTAAGGGAATAAAGGCCATGGGGAACCAATTGACTTCCGAAAAGGTGAAAAATATAAATCTTTTGGATCCACTTCCTTACGAAGAAACTGAACCGGGGCAACCTGAGGATATTGAAGTTGTGGATGAAGAGGATATGTCCTCTGAAGATATGGAGAATGGGGATGATAGGAAAGACCCCAAGGATAATAAGAATGAAAAAGATGACGGGGAAGGACAGACCACCCTATTTTAA
- the mscL gene encoding large-conductance mechanosensitive channel protein MscL has protein sequence MKSLLKEFKDFAVKGNMIDMAIGIIIGTAFNNVVNTLVKKVVMPPLSLMTDDVNLSNKKWILREGTENLEEVAIGYGEFIEVIIDFGIIAFTIFIMLKFINRFKEKSDDPKNKEVKTPKNIELLSNLESLMKEQNMILKKQNKT, from the coding sequence ATGAAAAGTCTATTAAAGGAATTTAAAGATTTTGCCGTCAAGGGCAATATGATCGATATGGCGATCGGTATTATCATAGGTACTGCATTTAACAATGTAGTAAATACGTTGGTCAAAAAAGTAGTCATGCCACCTTTATCCCTAATGACCGATGATGTGAATCTTAGTAACAAAAAATGGATTTTACGGGAAGGGACAGAAAACTTGGAGGAAGTCGCAATCGGTTATGGTGAATTTATAGAAGTGATAATTGATTTTGGAATTATTGCCTTTACTATTTTTATTATGTTGAAGTTCATCAATAGATTTAAGGAAAAGTCAGATGATCCAAAAAATAAGGAAGTGAAAACACCCAAGAACATTGAGCTTTTATCAAATTTGGAAAGTTTAATGAAAGAGCAGAATATGATTCTAAAAAAACAGAACAAAACATAG
- a CDS encoding sterol desaturase family protein: protein MDLTNPLIYGVPCFIAFILLELTYSHTHGDKELYVWKDLMASGAMGIGSAILGPLIKVTVLIVVFNFTYELFNPLVDGVRTNIMGYKSFGYEWYIFLLCQLADDFTYYWFHRANHEIRILWAAHIVHHSSDHFNLGTAIRNGWFTLLYKPFFYMWMPAIGFPVEVVIFCLAIESFWQFQLHSKYVPKMGWIEKIFNTHTMHQVHHSQNVEYLDKNHGGFLNIFDKMFGTWKELDDDVEVKFGVIHAPNSYNPLVILTHEFKDIWNDMKKSDKLYHKFMYVFGPPGWSHDGSTLTVKQQQRLYEAQKNANPEVAFNRPN from the coding sequence ATGGATCTTACAAACCCCCTGATTTACGGAGTACCCTGTTTCATTGCTTTTATTCTTTTGGAACTTACATACAGTCATACTCATGGTGACAAGGAACTTTATGTATGGAAAGACTTAATGGCCAGTGGAGCTATGGGAATCGGGTCGGCGATTTTGGGACCATTGATAAAGGTTACCGTTTTAATAGTTGTCTTTAACTTCACTTATGAGCTTTTTAATCCATTAGTTGATGGTGTAAGGACCAACATTATGGGTTACAAGTCTTTTGGCTACGAATGGTATATATTTTTACTTTGTCAACTGGCGGACGATTTTACCTATTATTGGTTCCATAGGGCTAATCATGAAATACGGATATTATGGGCCGCCCATATAGTTCATCATTCTTCGGACCACTTTAATTTAGGAACTGCAATCCGAAATGGATGGTTTACGCTTCTTTATAAGCCTTTTTTCTACATGTGGATGCCCGCCATAGGTTTTCCTGTGGAAGTGGTCATATTTTGTTTGGCCATTGAATCCTTTTGGCAATTTCAACTTCATAGCAAGTATGTCCCGAAAATGGGATGGATAGAGAAAATTTTCAACACGCACACCATGCACCAGGTACACCATTCACAGAACGTGGAATACTTGGACAAGAACCATGGAGGTTTTTTAAACATTTTCGATAAAATGTTCGGTACCTGGAAGGAGTTGGATGATGACGTTGAAGTAAAATTTGGGGTTATACATGCTCCTAATTCCTATAATCCTTTGGTTATTTTAACTCATGAATTCAAGGATATTTGGAATGACATGAAGAAATCCGATAAGCTTTACCACAAATTCATGTATGTTTTTGGACCTCCAGGTTGGAGCCATGATGGTAGCACCTTGACGGTTAAACAGCAACAGCGTTTGTACGAGGCACAGAAAAACGCCAACCCAGAGGTGGCCTTTAACAGACCCAACTAA
- a CDS encoding Gfo/Idh/MocA family protein, giving the protein MKKSNNKKQSISRRNFVKKSAMASSIFIVPRNVLGGPGFISPSDQLNLAAIGSGGKGFSDITNASVNGRERVVALCDVDFSGSASKAVESFPKAKLFDDFRVMLDKKKNIDAVTISTPDHVHGPAAKYAMERGIHVYVQKPMTHNIKEARKLTQMARDNKIVSQMGNQGGSNPLLGMVQKWIDDDKIGAISKVQIWTNRPVWPQGIQMPKPDASLKPKDLNWDLWLGPAEDRPYVPNLHPFNWRGWWDFGTGALGDVGCHLVDIPFRTLNLKYPTAAECSVGSVYTQMWTPDYYPEGCPPSSFITLNFDATDKTKSPIEMTWSDGGIRPAHPDIIPANDDIGGKNSANGVLIIGEKGIISTNINDSSPLMPKLYLNDGTTEFGPEVEENLEPEYGHQRKWVDACKAGFGSDEHLALTSSFDYAGPMTETVLMGNLAIRSYMLRKENEEGQMDFFARKKLLWDGENMRITNLEEANQFVGRKYRPGWEV; this is encoded by the coding sequence ATGAAAAAGTCAAACAATAAAAAGCAATCGATAAGCCGTAGAAACTTCGTTAAGAAAAGTGCTATGGCCTCTTCAATCTTCATAGTGCCCAGAAATGTTTTAGGTGGTCCAGGTTTTATCTCGCCTAGTGATCAATTGAATCTTGCGGCTATTGGTTCTGGTGGTAAAGGGTTTAGCGATATCACAAACGCCTCGGTAAATGGTAGGGAACGTGTAGTGGCACTCTGTGATGTTGATTTTTCCGGTTCCGCTTCCAAGGCGGTTGAGTCCTTTCCAAAGGCAAAGCTTTTTGATGATTTCAGGGTTATGCTCGACAAGAAAAAAAATATCGACGCCGTAACGATTTCCACTCCAGATCATGTGCACGGTCCTGCAGCAAAATATGCCATGGAAAGGGGCATCCATGTATATGTCCAGAAACCGATGACCCATAATATTAAAGAGGCTAGAAAACTGACCCAAATGGCCAGGGACAATAAGATTGTAAGCCAGATGGGAAACCAAGGTGGGTCTAACCCTTTATTGGGAATGGTACAAAAATGGATTGATGATGATAAAATTGGAGCTATCAGTAAAGTCCAAATTTGGACGAACCGACCTGTCTGGCCCCAAGGAATACAAATGCCGAAGCCTGATGCTAGCCTAAAACCAAAAGACTTGAATTGGGACCTTTGGCTAGGACCTGCGGAGGATAGACCATATGTTCCCAATCTTCACCCATTTAATTGGCGTGGTTGGTGGGATTTTGGAACAGGTGCCCTTGGGGATGTTGGATGTCATTTGGTGGATATCCCATTTAGGACCTTAAACCTAAAATATCCTACCGCTGCAGAATGCAGTGTTGGTTCTGTATATACTCAAATGTGGACACCAGATTATTACCCAGAGGGATGTCCCCCATCTTCCTTCATCACCTTGAATTTTGATGCTACCGATAAAACTAAATCCCCTATTGAAATGACATGGAGTGATGGTGGTATTCGTCCAGCTCACCCGGATATTATTCCGGCCAATGACGATATAGGTGGGAAAAACAGTGCAAATGGGGTGTTGATCATTGGTGAAAAGGGAATTATTTCCACCAATATCAATGACAGTTCACCTTTAATGCCAAAACTATACTTGAATGACGGTACTACGGAATTTGGACCTGAAGTTGAAGAGAACCTAGAACCTGAATACGGCCATCAACGTAAATGGGTTGACGCCTGTAAGGCTGGTTTTGGTAGTGACGAGCATTTGGCGTTAACTTCTTCCTTTGATTATGCAGGCCCTATGACCGAAACTGTGCTTATGGGCAACTTGGCTATTAGAAGCTATATGCTGCGTAAGGAGAACGAGGAGGGCCAAATGGATTTCTTTGCACGTAAAAAGTTGCTTTGGGATGGTGAAAACATGAGAATCACCAATTTGGAAGAGGCCAATCAATTCGTTGGTAGAAAATATCGCCCGGGTTGGGAAGTTTAA
- a CDS encoding M14 family zinc carboxypeptidase, with product MGKSSDYLNFKLTSVSGRYVTNDHIYEFLSTLDESFHLDILGLSVKKRPIYGITVGHGPKRIFMWSQMHGNESTTTKTVLDLLNFIKHSSPSTEELLNKVTLKIIPILNPDGAFNYTRFNANEVDLNRDAQKRKQPESKILRKAFDKFAPHYCFNLHDQRTIFNVGNLNYPATVSFLAPAFDRQRNNSESRTRAMCIIAAMNQKLQDYIPGQVGRFDDSFNPNCVGDTFQMQKVPTILFEAGHYQEDYQREKTREFIWYALCTAIRTIANDEINNFSLNQYYKIPENNKRYVDILVENAHVLDNSLNEKDCVSILYKEVLDKDKINFIPTLLEKGFKPGQYFGHKTLNCLIDTDANWLRSQEIKDWGY from the coding sequence ATGGGCAAAAGCAGCGATTACTTGAATTTTAAATTGACCTCCGTATCTGGAAGGTATGTTACCAATGATCATATTTATGAGTTTTTAAGTACGTTGGATGAATCATTTCATTTGGATATACTAGGTCTCTCGGTAAAAAAAAGACCTATTTACGGGATTACCGTTGGCCATGGACCAAAGCGTATATTCATGTGGTCCCAAATGCATGGGAACGAGTCAACAACTACCAAAACCGTACTGGATTTACTGAATTTTATAAAGCATAGTTCACCAAGTACCGAAGAACTCTTGAACAAGGTTACCTTAAAAATTATTCCAATTCTCAACCCAGATGGCGCCTTCAATTATACAAGGTTTAATGCTAACGAAGTGGACCTAAATAGGGATGCCCAAAAAAGAAAACAGCCTGAGAGTAAAATCCTTAGGAAGGCGTTTGATAAATTTGCGCCACATTATTGCTTTAACTTGCATGACCAGAGGACTATTTTTAATGTCGGTAATTTAAATTACCCAGCAACTGTATCTTTTTTAGCTCCTGCTTTTGATAGACAAAGAAACAATTCAGAATCAAGGACCAGGGCCATGTGTATAATCGCTGCAATGAATCAAAAATTACAGGATTATATACCCGGTCAAGTAGGTCGATTTGACGATTCATTTAATCCAAACTGTGTTGGGGATACGTTTCAAATGCAGAAAGTACCAACGATTCTTTTTGAGGCCGGTCATTATCAAGAGGATTATCAGAGGGAAAAAACAAGGGAATTTATATGGTATGCGCTTTGCACGGCTATCCGTACCATTGCCAATGATGAAATCAACAACTTTAGCTTGAATCAATATTATAAAATACCGGAAAACAATAAGCGATATGTTGACATCTTGGTTGAAAATGCACATGTCTTGGACAATTCTCTAAATGAAAAGGATTGTGTTTCTATACTTTACAAGGAAGTTTTGGATAAGGATAAAATAAATTTTATTCCCACTTTACTAGAAAAAGGCTTTAAGCCTGGTCAGTATTTTGGACATAAAACCTTAAATTGTTTAATTGATACCGATGCAAATTGGTTACGTTCGCAAGAAATTAAGGACTGGGGGTATTAA
- a CDS encoding Lrp/AsnC family transcriptional regulator, with the protein MGKVKLDEIDHQILDMLIDNTRTPFTDIAKKLLISAGTVHVRVKKMEEAGIIKGSSLTLDYVKLGYAFIAYVGIFLEKTHQTKFVLERLNQIPNVTIAHITTGKFNIFCKIRAKDTTHAKNIIFKIDDIDGISRTETMISLEESFNDKKRLMHTIFNEL; encoded by the coding sequence ATGGGTAAAGTTAAATTAGACGAAATAGATCATCAAATTCTGGATATGTTGATAGACAACACCAGAACACCTTTTACCGATATTGCCAAAAAGTTATTAATTTCCGCAGGAACTGTCCATGTGAGGGTTAAGAAAATGGAAGAAGCCGGTATCATAAAGGGTTCTTCCCTTACTTTGGATTATGTTAAACTGGGATATGCCTTTATTGCATATGTAGGAATATTTCTTGAAAAAACGCACCAGACCAAATTTGTATTGGAACGTTTGAACCAAATACCTAACGTAACCATTGCACACATCACTACGGGAAAATTCAATATCTTCTGCAAAATTAGGGCAAAGGATACGACCCATGCCAAAAACATTATTTTTAAGATAGATGATATTGATGGTATCAGTCGAACCGAAACCATGATTTCTTTGGAAGAAAGTTTCAATGACAAGAAAAGATTGATGCATACCATTTTCAATGAGTTGTAA